In Labilibaculum sp. DW002, one DNA window encodes the following:
- a CDS encoding nuclear transport factor 2 family protein, whose protein sequence is MKKTLLFTIFLFSSITLLLAQQNDVEKEKELIKNVIQSAYIDGLCNNFELDSIHEGIHPGFVLFGSGQGNILRKTTIHNWIEYAKMGKAKGNKYTFQNEFTTIKYQFIDVTGKAAVAKIDFYEGEELKFVDYLSLLKFESGWRIISKTYHALPQEK, encoded by the coding sequence ATGAAAAAAACACTATTATTCACAATTTTCCTGTTCTCTTCTATTACACTTCTTTTGGCACAACAAAATGATGTCGAAAAAGAGAAAGAGCTTATTAAAAATGTAATTCAAAGTGCATATATTGATGGCTTGTGCAATAATTTTGAACTTGATTCGATACATGAGGGGATCCATCCAGGTTTTGTTTTATTTGGATCGGGACAAGGAAATATCCTGAGAAAAACCACAATACACAATTGGATCGAATATGCAAAAATGGGCAAAGCCAAGGGTAATAAATATACTTTCCAAAATGAGTTTACCACCATAAAATATCAATTTATTGATGTTACTGGCAAAGCGGCTGTAGCTAAAATAGATTTTTACGAAGGTGAAGAATTAAAATTTGTAGATTACCTGTCCTTATTGAAATTTGAATCAGGATGGAGGATAATCAGCAAAACTTATCACGCCTTGCCACAAGAAAAATAA
- a CDS encoding inorganic pyrophosphatase, with amino-acid sequence MGNKLNDPIARLMGLRYKSHPWHGLDVGDNAPESVMAFIEMVPTDTVKYEVDKTSGYLKIDRPQKFSNVVPALYGFLPQTYCGRSVGEYCSEKSGKEGIEGDLDPLDICILTEKSISHGDIIAEVRPIGGFRMIDGNEADDKIIAVLINDATYGGFTDIKCVPAVITDRLKHYFLTYKDMPGLESEAEITHIYGVEEAHEVIVRSMNDYKTKFENLEDILRHV; translated from the coding sequence ATGGGAAACAAATTGAATGATCCTATTGCAAGATTAATGGGATTGCGTTACAAGTCTCATCCTTGGCATGGGCTGGATGTTGGAGACAATGCGCCGGAATCGGTAATGGCTTTTATTGAAATGGTTCCTACTGATACCGTTAAATATGAGGTTGATAAAACGAGTGGTTATTTAAAGATTGATCGCCCTCAGAAATTTTCGAATGTAGTTCCTGCTTTGTATGGATTTTTACCACAGACTTATTGTGGAAGATCGGTTGGCGAATACTGTAGCGAAAAATCTGGAAAAGAAGGTATTGAAGGAGATTTGGATCCTTTAGATATTTGTATTTTAACGGAAAAATCAATTTCTCATGGGGATATTATTGCTGAAGTTCGCCCAATTGGTGGCTTTAGAATGATTGATGGAAATGAGGCGGATGATAAGATAATTGCTGTTTTAATAAACGATGCTACGTATGGTGGTTTTACCGATATAAAATGTGTGCCAGCTGTAATTACTGATCGTTTAAAGCATTATTTCTTAACTTATAAGGATATGCCAGGTTTGGAGAGTGAGGCTGAAATTACTCACATTTATGGGGTTGAAGAGGCTCATGAAGTAATTGTTCGTTCGATGAATGATTACAAAACCAAATTTGAGAATTTGGAAGATATTTTGAGACACGTTTAA
- a CDS encoding ABC transporter permease has product MLWYHIKYAIRSTLRQKSYGITNIIGLSISLAAIFLILYYIQFETGFDQHYSNSARVARFTMEYQKGDYSNHFARVKYSGIQYLDEDISEVKCMARLSPFRQCAVKIGEDKFYSKGAYATDSNYFKVFNDTLLLGNPNEILNSKNQAVISESISKKFFSSENPIGKQISLEHQFNPQFVEYTIVGVMKDVPSQTHFHPEILTSLDKQDNYSAWNYTYLLLDKPESINRVKNQFDEFKKKHLDEVSAPLYTFHLQAVQDIHLHSHKDREIEINGDIKNVRILILLAILIIVVAFINFTNLNLVAIKERSKNILVNHFLGGKLHHIVIVGFWQNLIIIGLSVLIGFILARLAYPGFQHLFSLPDFAISLSTYKVLLITIFLLLLCGSFIGILPILRYKIKPDIVNSSGQDLKAKSGKISSGILLSLQFAIVVGLLITTFVIQSQIHLLMANRLGGNDKNIINITNVSRSLLDKYDIFKSKLLKIPGIENVTGAMEEPGGEIMDAFFYHLDGITKEEFSSNRLNVFPCDHNYLDFYNVKMLAGSNFTPDPDKKQYILNKTALKYIKAELPAEEFINRDFEFNYNYNELLSKGKIVGICDDLHLTSMDEKEKPIALHYQNMVNSCISIRFTPEALLGILPEIQSTWEQLFPDYALEYHFIDDLYLQQYKQYINQRNFLSVLSILSILIACIGLIAISISMIQARKKEISIRKVNGAKTHEIIRMLNKDYLKWMIIAFIIACPIAYYAIDKWLENFAYKTELSWWVFALAGFLAMGIALLTVSFQSWRAATKNPVESLRYE; this is encoded by the coding sequence ATGCTTTGGTATCATATTAAATATGCAATAAGAAGTACCCTGCGACAAAAATCCTATGGAATTACCAATATTATTGGTTTATCCATATCCCTTGCTGCTATTTTCTTAATCCTGTATTACATCCAATTTGAGACTGGTTTTGATCAACATTACTCCAATAGTGCACGGGTAGCTCGTTTTACCATGGAATATCAAAAAGGTGATTACAGTAACCATTTTGCTCGTGTTAAATATTCAGGCATTCAATATCTTGATGAAGATATCTCGGAAGTAAAATGCATGGCTCGTCTTTCTCCTTTTAGGCAATGTGCCGTTAAGATTGGAGAGGATAAATTCTATAGCAAGGGTGCCTATGCAACAGACTCAAATTATTTTAAGGTATTCAACGACACCTTATTACTGGGAAATCCAAATGAGATCTTAAATTCAAAAAATCAAGCTGTTATATCAGAGTCTATTAGTAAAAAATTCTTTTCCTCAGAGAATCCAATAGGCAAACAAATCTCTCTGGAACATCAATTTAATCCTCAATTTGTTGAGTATACAATTGTTGGTGTTATGAAAGATGTTCCTTCTCAAACCCATTTTCATCCAGAAATCCTTACCTCTCTGGATAAACAAGACAATTATTCAGCATGGAATTACACCTATTTGCTTTTGGATAAACCCGAAAGTATCAATCGGGTAAAAAATCAGTTTGATGAATTCAAGAAAAAACACTTAGATGAAGTATCAGCCCCTCTTTATACATTTCATCTACAAGCTGTTCAGGATATCCATCTGCATAGTCACAAAGACAGAGAAATAGAAATTAATGGAGATATAAAAAATGTAAGAATATTAATTCTATTGGCGATACTTATTATTGTAGTGGCCTTTATCAACTTTACAAATTTAAATCTTGTGGCCATAAAGGAGCGATCTAAAAATATATTGGTAAACCATTTTCTTGGTGGAAAACTACATCACATTGTCATAGTAGGTTTCTGGCAAAATCTTATCATCATTGGTCTTTCTGTCCTTATTGGATTTATTTTAGCTCGTTTGGCATATCCAGGTTTTCAGCACCTATTTTCTCTACCTGATTTTGCCATTTCACTGTCTACCTATAAAGTTTTACTAATTACAATATTTCTGCTACTCCTGTGTGGATCCTTTATCGGAATCTTACCCATTCTGAGATACAAAATTAAGCCAGATATAGTTAATAGTTCAGGACAAGATCTTAAAGCTAAATCAGGAAAAATATCGAGTGGTATATTATTATCCTTGCAGTTTGCCATCGTAGTTGGTCTATTAATTACAACTTTCGTTATCCAAAGTCAGATACATCTTTTAATGGCAAATAGGCTAGGCGGAAACGACAAAAACATTATTAACATCACAAACGTATCGCGCTCTTTACTTGACAAATATGATATATTTAAAAGCAAATTATTAAAAATACCCGGAATTGAAAATGTAACTGGTGCTATGGAAGAGCCAGGAGGCGAAATCATGGATGCCTTTTTCTACCATTTGGATGGTATAACCAAAGAAGAATTCTCAAGCAATCGCCTTAATGTATTCCCTTGCGATCACAATTATCTAGATTTTTATAACGTAAAAATGCTAGCTGGTAGCAACTTCACTCCCGATCCAGATAAAAAGCAATACATCCTAAACAAAACAGCATTAAAATACATTAAAGCGGAACTTCCCGCTGAAGAATTTATTAATCGGGATTTTGAATTCAATTATAATTATAACGAACTTCTGTCAAAAGGGAAAATTGTTGGTATTTGTGACGACTTGCATTTAACAAGCATGGATGAGAAGGAAAAACCCATTGCTTTACATTATCAAAACATGGTTAATTCCTGCATAAGCATACGTTTTACTCCTGAAGCTCTGCTTGGTATTTTACCTGAAATCCAATCTACATGGGAGCAATTATTTCCTGATTATGCATTGGAATATCATTTCATCGATGATTTGTATCTGCAACAATACAAACAATACATCAATCAACGGAATTTTCTGAGTGTGTTGTCAATCCTATCCATTCTAATAGCTTGCATCGGATTGATTGCAATTTCCATTTCAATGATACAAGCCAGAAAAAAAGAAATAAGCATCAGAAAGGTAAATGGGGCAAAAACCCATGAAATTATTAGAATGCTCAATAAAGATTATCTCAAATGGATGATTATTGCCTTCATTATAGCTTGTCCAATAGCTTATTATGCCATAGATAAATGGTTGGAAAATTTTGCCTACAAAACAGAACTTTCATGGTGGGTATTTGCTTTGGCAGGATTCTTAGCTATGGGAATCGCACTGCTTACCGTTTCTTTTCAATCCTGGCGAGCAGCAACAAAAAATCCTGTGGAGAGTTTGAGGTATGAGTAG
- a CDS encoding GNAT family N-acetyltransferase, which yields MKILFETERLYLREILASDDEFMFEMDSDPEVYKFLGRKPIRDIGQSQKMIESIQEQYQKNGIGRWAIVEKESDRFIGWTGFKLEKESYNGHIDFYDLRFRLLRKYWGKGLITEATKAAIEYAFSELKLPEICSMTLVSNKKSQRVLEKLGFKLEEKFKYQGDEITWYKRVNK from the coding sequence ATGAAAATATTGTTTGAAACAGAAAGATTATATCTACGAGAAATATTAGCTAGTGATGATGAATTCATGTTTGAAATGGATTCTGACCCCGAAGTGTATAAGTTTTTAGGGCGAAAACCGATTCGTGACATTGGTCAGAGTCAAAAAATGATTGAATCGATACAGGAGCAATACCAAAAGAATGGAATTGGTAGGTGGGCGATTGTTGAGAAAGAATCGGATCGTTTTATTGGCTGGACAGGGTTTAAGTTGGAAAAGGAAAGCTATAACGGGCACATTGATTTTTATGATCTGCGTTTTCGTTTGTTGCGTAAATATTGGGGGAAAGGATTAATTACTGAAGCCACAAAGGCTGCGATTGAATATGCTTTTTCAGAATTAAAGCTACCTGAAATTTGCAGCATGACTTTGGTGAGCAATAAGAAATCGCAACGAGTTTTGGAGAAATTAGGTTTTAAATTGGAAGAAAAATTCAAATATCAAGGAGATGAAATTACTTGGTATAAACGAGTAAATAAATAA